A genomic segment from Propionibacteriaceae bacterium ZF39 encodes:
- a CDS encoding ABC transporter ATP-binding protein, whose protein sequence is MNPGTPIVEVTDLRVAFGRDRREVLHGVDFTLAKGERLGLIGESGSGKSVTALAVMGLLAETATVTGSIRIDGQEIVNAPDRVVARLRGDIMSMVFQEPMTALDPTMKVGRQVAEVWQLHSPRDRRHEARNHVLDMLERVGLSDPPRIARSFPHQLSGGQRQRVVLAMALINKPDLVICDEPTTALDVTVQARVLRVLDEALDAVGAACLFISHDLAVVSQVCAEIMVMLDGDVVERGTTRQIFTDPRHGYTKGLIATARLDQVEPGERLPVVSDFFTRGQR, encoded by the coding sequence ATGAATCCGGGTACGCCCATCGTCGAGGTCACCGATCTGCGCGTCGCCTTCGGCCGGGATCGCCGCGAGGTGCTCCATGGCGTGGACTTCACGCTGGCGAAGGGGGAGCGGCTCGGTCTGATCGGCGAATCGGGTTCGGGCAAGTCGGTCACGGCCCTGGCCGTGATGGGCCTGCTGGCGGAGACCGCGACCGTGACCGGTTCGATCAGAATCGACGGCCAGGAGATCGTGAACGCGCCGGACCGCGTGGTGGCCCGACTGCGCGGCGACATCATGTCGATGGTGTTCCAGGAACCGATGACGGCGCTCGATCCCACGATGAAGGTCGGCCGCCAGGTGGCCGAGGTGTGGCAGCTCCACAGCCCGCGCGACCGCCGACACGAAGCCCGGAACCATGTCCTCGACATGCTCGAACGCGTCGGCCTGTCCGATCCACCGCGTATCGCCCGGTCGTTCCCGCATCAGCTCTCCGGTGGCCAGCGGCAGCGGGTCGTGCTCGCCATGGCCCTCATCAACAAGCCGGACCTCGTGATCTGTGACGAACCGACCACAGCCCTCGACGTGACGGTCCAGGCCCGCGTACTCCGCGTGCTCGACGAAGCCCTCGACGCCGTCGGCGCCGCCTGCCTGTTCATCAGTCATGACCTCGCCGTCGTGTCCCAGGTCTGCGCCGAAATCATGGTGATGCTCGATGGTGACGTGGTCGAACGCGGCACCACCCGGCAGATCTTCACCGATCCCCGGCACGGCTACACCAAGGGCCTCATCGCCACCGCACGCCTCGACCAGGTCGAACCCGGGGAGCGGCTGCCCGTGGTGTCCGACTTCTTCACAAGGGGGCAGCGATGA
- a CDS encoding ATP-binding cassette domain-containing protein → MSETPVYQLTDVRRVFGAGGPNEVVAVDNVSLTLAKGQRLGIVGESGSGKSTLIRMMAALDHPTSGRILFHDRQVNHVPERRLGFLRAEVQMVFQDPRSSLNPRMTVADIICEPLRSKLLRHRSDIPTDQSARLAQVLDAVGLPADSGRRYPHEFSGGQRQRIAIARALAPRPEVLIADEPVSALDVSVRAQVLNLLNTLVDEMGLTLVFVSHDLMVVRHICDHVMVMRRGKVEEAGSTRTVYAEPRAAYTRELLAAVPKIDLSERGTSTS, encoded by the coding sequence ATGAGCGAAACGCCGGTCTATCAACTCACCGACGTACGCCGGGTCTTCGGCGCGGGCGGCCCCAACGAAGTGGTCGCCGTCGACAACGTGTCCCTGACCCTGGCCAAGGGCCAACGTCTCGGCATCGTGGGGGAGTCGGGCTCGGGCAAGTCGACCCTGATCCGCATGATGGCCGCCCTCGACCACCCGACCTCGGGCCGGATCCTGTTCCACGATCGGCAGGTGAATCACGTCCCCGAACGCCGGCTCGGCTTTCTGCGGGCCGAGGTCCAGATGGTGTTCCAGGACCCCCGGTCGTCGCTCAACCCCCGCATGACCGTCGCCGACATCATCTGTGAACCGCTCCGGTCCAAGCTGCTGCGGCACCGTTCCGACATCCCGACCGATCAATCGGCGCGACTGGCACAGGTGCTCGACGCCGTGGGCCTGCCGGCTGATTCGGGCCGGCGCTATCCGCACGAGTTCTCGGGTGGCCAGCGGCAGCGCATCGCCATCGCGCGGGCTCTGGCGCCACGGCCCGAGGTGCTGATCGCCGATGAGCCGGTCTCGGCGCTGGACGTCTCCGTGCGCGCCCAGGTGCTCAACCTGCTCAACACCCTGGTCGACGAGATGGGCCTGACCCTGGTGTTCGTCAGCCACGACCTCATGGTGGTGCGCCACATCTGTGATCACGTCATGGTGATGCGGCGCGGCAAGGTCGAGGAAGCCGGCTCGACGCGCACGGTGTACGCCGAGCCGCGCGCGGCGTACACCCGCGAACTCCTGGCCGCCGTCCCGAAGATCGACCTGTCCGAACGAGGGACCAGCACGTCCTGA
- the serA gene encoding phosphoglycerate dehydrogenase, whose product MKALLLENIHTDAVDILKERGFDVDLRSGALDEDELIEALEGVSLLGIRSKTQVTEKVLEARPELGAIGAFCIGTNQIDLEAAAERGIPAFNAPFSNTRSVVELAIGEIIAMARHLTDKSKALHDGIWDKSAKGAHEVRGRSLGIVGYGNIGSQLSVVAESLGMRVYFYDIVDRLALGNARRCGSLEELLGTAETITLHVDGRPGNAGFFGAEQFAMMRRRALFLNLARGFVVDHEALRDNLLSGHIAGAAVDVFPEEPKGNGDPFSSVLQGIPNVILTPHIGGSTQEAQQDIGYFVANKLTDFHSAGSTNMSVNMPQVQVDGEVKGVRLLHIHHNVPGVLARMNQAIADHGVNIDSQTLSTRGELGYVVSDVSGDRVSELADALRDLPETVRLRQVG is encoded by the coding sequence GTGAAGGCATTGCTCCTGGAGAACATCCACACCGACGCTGTTGACATCCTCAAAGAACGTGGTTTCGACGTCGATCTGCGGTCCGGCGCGCTCGACGAGGATGAGCTGATCGAGGCACTGGAGGGCGTATCCCTCCTCGGGATCCGGTCCAAGACCCAGGTCACCGAGAAGGTGCTCGAGGCCCGCCCGGAGCTCGGTGCGATCGGTGCGTTCTGCATCGGCACCAACCAGATCGATCTGGAGGCGGCCGCCGAGCGCGGTATCCCGGCCTTCAACGCCCCGTTCTCCAACACGCGCTCGGTGGTCGAGCTCGCCATCGGCGAGATCATCGCCATGGCCCGGCACCTGACCGACAAGTCGAAAGCTCTTCACGACGGCATCTGGGACAAGTCGGCCAAGGGCGCCCACGAGGTCCGCGGCCGCAGCCTCGGCATCGTCGGCTACGGCAACATCGGCTCCCAGCTCTCGGTCGTGGCCGAATCGTTGGGCATGCGGGTCTATTTCTATGACATCGTCGATCGCCTGGCGCTCGGCAACGCGCGCCGCTGTGGCTCGCTCGAGGAACTGCTGGGCACCGCGGAGACCATCACGTTGCACGTCGACGGGCGTCCGGGCAATGCGGGCTTCTTCGGCGCCGAGCAGTTCGCGATGATGCGTCGCCGCGCGCTCTTCCTCAATCTCGCGCGTGGCTTCGTCGTCGACCACGAGGCGCTGCGCGACAACCTGCTGTCGGGCCACATCGCCGGCGCGGCTGTCGACGTGTTCCCGGAGGAGCCCAAGGGCAACGGGGATCCGTTCAGCTCGGTGCTGCAGGGCATCCCCAACGTCATCCTGACTCCCCACATCGGTGGCTCGACCCAGGAAGCCCAGCAGGACATCGGCTATTTCGTCGCCAACAAGCTGACCGACTTCCACTCCGCCGGTTCCACCAACATGTCGGTGAACATGCCGCAGGTTCAGGTCGACGGTGAGGTCAAGGGCGTACGCCTGCTCCACATCCACCACAACGTGCCGGGCGTACTGGCCCGGATGAACCAGGCGATCGCCGATCACGGCGTCAACATCGACAGCCAGACCCTCTCGACGCGTGGCGAGCTCGGTTATGTCGTGAGCGACGTCAGCGGCGATCGGGTCTCCGAACTGGCCGATGCGCTGCGGGACCTTCCGGAGACCGTGCGCCTGCGCCAGGTGGGCTGA
- a CDS encoding inositol monophosphatase family protein, with protein sequence MSARSNPSSKPTPDKPVDYTDDLRLAHMMADNADSITMARFKAQDLKVSSKPDMSNVTDADVAVEEAARRTLARARPRDAVHGEEFDDTGWGPRRWVIDPIDGTSNFVRGVPVWATLIGLMVGDEVVAGVVSAPALGRRWWAAKGVGAFTGKSLHQATRIQVSDVRDIGDASLSYSSLHGWVSEGLGQHFVDLMRSVWRSRAYGDFWSYMLVAEGAVDIACEPELSLHDMAACNIVVTEAGGRFTSVEGTPGPHGPGAVATNGLLHDLVIEQLTAGGAVDPDAPHRRPEN encoded by the coding sequence ATGTCTGCGCGTTCGAATCCGTCGTCCAAGCCCACGCCCGACAAGCCCGTCGACTACACCGATGACCTGCGTCTGGCGCACATGATGGCCGACAACGCCGACTCGATCACGATGGCCCGGTTCAAGGCCCAGGACCTGAAGGTGTCCTCCAAACCGGACATGTCCAACGTCACCGATGCGGACGTGGCGGTCGAGGAGGCGGCGAGGCGTACGCTCGCGCGCGCCCGGCCCCGGGATGCCGTGCACGGTGAGGAATTCGACGACACGGGTTGGGGTCCCCGCCGCTGGGTGATCGACCCCATCGACGGCACGTCCAACTTCGTCCGCGGCGTGCCCGTGTGGGCCACCCTGATCGGGCTCATGGTCGGCGACGAGGTCGTGGCCGGGGTGGTGAGCGCTCCCGCCCTCGGCCGACGCTGGTGGGCGGCGAAGGGCGTGGGGGCCTTCACCGGGAAATCCCTGCACCAGGCGACGCGCATCCAGGTCTCCGATGTGCGGGATATCGGCGACGCCTCGCTCTCATATTCCTCCCTGCACGGCTGGGTGTCCGAAGGGCTGGGACAGCACTTCGTCGATCTCATGCGCTCGGTGTGGCGCAGCCGGGCGTACGGGGATTTCTGGTCCTACATGCTGGTGGCCGAGGGCGCGGTGGATATCGCCTGTGAGCCCGAGCTGTCGCTCCACGACATGGCCGCCTGCAACATCGTGGTCACCGAAGCGGGTGGCCGGTTCACGTCGGTGGAGGGTACGCCCGGCCCGCACGGCCCCGGGGCGGTCGCCACCAACGGCCTGCTGCACGACCTGGTCATCGAACAGCTGACCGCCGGTGGGGCCGTCGATCCCGACGCACCCCACCGACGGCCCGAGAACTGA
- the rsgA gene encoding ribosome small subunit-dependent GTPase A, translating to MSRRRGGIHSDDHAGFDRPRRRTRPRTKERPDYSDAPVGLVVTVDRGRYRCLLLDDAYEPTEVSLTATKARPLGRKSVIVGDRVRLDGDVSGVEGTLARIVEVLERTTVLRRTADDDDPFERPIVANADQLVIVTALADPPPRTGMIDRVLVAGYDAGLDPLLCLTKADLASPDELVAAYAPLGVPIVVTEPGSDLTRLRQLLSDRSSVFLGHSGVGKSTLVNALIPGADRSTSHVNEVTGRGRHTSTSAIALQLPDGDGWVIDTPGVRSFGLSHVTPADVLKAFPDLVEFTDDCPRGCAHDDEAVECGLDNAWRDGNVPRARVESFRRMVSARKLPYEA from the coding sequence TTGAGCAGGCGGCGCGGCGGCATCCATTCCGATGACCATGCCGGCTTCGACAGGCCTCGCCGGCGTACGCGCCCCCGCACCAAGGAACGACCCGACTATTCGGACGCTCCTGTCGGGCTGGTCGTCACCGTCGACCGGGGCCGCTATCGCTGTCTGCTGCTGGACGATGCCTACGAGCCGACCGAGGTGTCCCTGACCGCGACCAAGGCTCGCCCGCTGGGCCGCAAGTCGGTCATCGTGGGTGATCGGGTCCGCCTCGACGGGGACGTCTCCGGTGTGGAGGGGACCCTCGCCCGCATCGTGGAGGTTCTCGAGCGCACGACGGTCCTGCGGCGGACGGCCGATGACGACGATCCTTTCGAGCGCCCCATCGTCGCGAACGCGGACCAGCTGGTCATCGTGACCGCCCTGGCCGATCCCCCGCCCCGCACCGGCATGATCGATCGCGTCCTCGTGGCGGGCTATGACGCCGGCCTCGATCCCCTGCTCTGCCTGACCAAGGCCGATCTCGCCAGCCCGGACGAGCTCGTCGCCGCCTATGCGCCGCTGGGCGTCCCCATCGTCGTCACCGAGCCCGGCTCCGACCTGACCCGGTTGCGCCAGCTCCTCAGCGATCGCAGCTCGGTCTTTCTCGGCCACTCCGGCGTCGGCAAGTCCACCCTCGTCAACGCCCTGATTCCGGGTGCCGACCGCAGCACGTCCCACGTGAACGAGGTCACCGGGCGAGGTCGCCATACCTCGACCTCCGCCATCGCGCTCCAACTGCCCGACGGCGACGGCTGGGTGATCGATACGCCCGGCGTACGCTCCTTCGGCCTCAGCCACGTCACGCCCGCGGATGTCCTGAAGGCGTTCCCGGACCTGGTCGAGTTCACCGACGACTGCCCACGCGGCTGTGCCCATGATGACGAGGCCGTCGAGTGCGGGCTCGACAACGCGTGGCGCGACGGCAATGTGCCCCGGGCGCGCGTCGAATCGTTCCGCCGCATGGTGTCGGCCCGCAAACTCCCCTACGAGGCCTGA
- the aroA gene encoding 3-phosphoshikimate 1-carboxyvinyltransferase, with amino-acid sequence MTKDPMDVTSSPHPSSRPRRAVDSGPWPAPIASEPLHATVVVPGSKSETNRALVLAALADGPSRIVGGLDARDTRLMRDGLRALGVVIDETADGWTVTPPQQLAAASASVDCGLAGTVMRFLPPLAALGPGAIRFHGDDQANDRPMGPLLDALYDMGADVTVDANTLPFTVTGRADLPGGRIRVDSSTSSQYLSGLLLIGARCGRGLDIEHVGATLPSRPHIDMTVAMLRERGVRIDDTQPNRWIVSPGAIAARDIVIEPDLSNAAPFLAAAAITGGEVTVPNWPISTNQPGDRIRSILTEFGARVILTDGALTVTGTGVLHGVDLDLTDVSELTPVVAAVAAVAREATHIRGVAHIRGHETDRLAALEAELNGLGSSTKQTADGLVVHPRVLHGGDWRTYADHRMAHAGALLGLLVDDITLDDIGCTSKTMPEFPILWTQMIADSDEWSDRRIAAEQAEETRNDQVTPDGSAH; translated from the coding sequence GTGACCAAGGACCCCATGGATGTGACTTCCTCGCCGCACCCGAGCTCGCGCCCGCGCCGCGCGGTCGATTCGGGTCCTTGGCCTGCGCCGATCGCCTCCGAACCGCTGCATGCCACCGTGGTGGTGCCGGGATCGAAGTCGGAAACCAACCGGGCCCTGGTGCTGGCCGCCCTGGCCGACGGGCCCAGCCGGATCGTCGGGGGACTCGATGCCCGCGACACGCGGCTGATGCGCGATGGTCTGCGGGCCCTCGGCGTGGTCATCGACGAAACCGCCGATGGGTGGACGGTGACTCCGCCGCAGCAGCTGGCGGCCGCCTCGGCGTCCGTCGACTGCGGGCTCGCCGGAACCGTGATGCGCTTCCTGCCGCCGTTGGCCGCGCTCGGGCCGGGTGCGATCCGGTTCCACGGCGATGACCAGGCCAACGATCGCCCCATGGGTCCTCTGCTCGATGCGCTCTATGACATGGGCGCCGACGTGACCGTCGACGCGAACACGCTGCCGTTCACCGTGACCGGGCGCGCCGACCTCCCCGGTGGTCGGATCCGGGTGGATTCCTCGACGTCGAGCCAATACCTGTCGGGCCTGCTCCTGATCGGTGCCCGATGTGGTCGGGGGCTCGACATCGAACATGTCGGCGCCACCCTGCCGAGCCGTCCCCACATCGACATGACGGTCGCCATGCTCCGGGAGCGCGGGGTCCGGATCGACGACACTCAGCCCAACCGGTGGATCGTCTCCCCCGGTGCCATCGCGGCGCGTGACATCGTCATCGAGCCCGACCTGTCGAACGCCGCCCCGTTCCTGGCTGCGGCCGCCATCACGGGCGGCGAGGTCACCGTGCCCAACTGGCCGATCTCCACCAACCAGCCGGGAGATCGGATCCGGTCCATCCTCACCGAGTTCGGAGCGAGGGTGATCCTGACCGATGGGGCGCTCACGGTCACCGGCACCGGGGTCCTCCACGGCGTGGATCTCGACCTCACCGACGTCTCCGAGCTGACGCCCGTGGTGGCTGCCGTCGCCGCCGTCGCGCGAGAGGCCACCCACATTCGCGGGGTGGCCCACATCCGCGGCCACGAAACGGATCGACTCGCCGCACTCGAGGCCGAGCTCAATGGTCTCGGCTCCAGCACCAAGCAGACGGCGGACGGCCTGGTGGTGCATCCGCGCGTGCTCCATGGCGGAGACTGGCGCACCTATGCGGACCACCGCATGGCCCACGCCGGCGCCCTCCTCGGACTGCTGGTCGACGACATCACGCTCGACGACATCGGATGCACATCGAAGACCATGCCCGAGTTCCCCATTCTGTGGACCCAGATGATCGCCGACTCCGATGAGTGGTCGGACCGTCGGATCGCCGCCGAACAGGCGGAGGAGACGCGCAACGACCAGGTCACCCCGGACGGGTCCGCCCATTGA
- a CDS encoding DoxX family membrane protein, producing MNLLRTAARTMLAGYFVVNGVKAVKNPEPYAAEQERFAATVVPLAKKVAPVEVAETLPEDTETLARITGGLQVAGGLGLISGKGRRLGAGLIALSMVPQLMGFSAKNLTATEKSLARNELLKNVALLGGALIAAGDTEGRPGLAWRAQDQAVKLSKSVDHTRKQLGKDAELTKLQLARSVDNVKHRVALQAKELAH from the coding sequence ATGAACCTGCTGCGCACTGCCGCCCGGACGATGTTGGCCGGCTATTTCGTCGTGAACGGCGTCAAGGCTGTGAAGAATCCCGAGCCCTACGCCGCCGAGCAGGAGCGGTTCGCGGCCACGGTCGTGCCGCTCGCCAAGAAGGTCGCCCCCGTTGAGGTCGCGGAGACCCTCCCGGAAGACACCGAAACCCTCGCGCGGATCACCGGCGGTCTCCAGGTCGCCGGCGGTCTCGGCCTCATCTCCGGCAAGGGGCGTCGTCTCGGAGCGGGACTCATCGCGCTGTCGATGGTCCCCCAGCTCATGGGCTTCTCTGCCAAGAACCTGACGGCAACAGAGAAGTCGCTGGCGCGCAACGAACTCCTCAAGAACGTGGCCCTGCTGGGTGGCGCCCTCATCGCCGCCGGTGACACCGAGGGCCGGCCCGGCCTCGCGTGGCGCGCGCAGGACCAGGCCGTGAAGCTGTCGAAGAGCGTCGACCACACGCGCAAGCAGCTCGGCAAGGATGCCGAGCTGACCAAGCTGCAGCTCGCCCGCTCGGTGGACAACGTCAAGCACCGGGTGGCCCTCCAGGCCAAGGAACTGGCGCACTGA
- a CDS encoding SOS response-associated peptidase encodes MCGRYAASADVDQLVEEFEIDEVTEAPEAPSWNLAPTDPVPAVVERLPKDAEPDAVAVRKLVQLRWGLVPSWSKDARGGARMINARFETVDTKPAYRKAFASRRCLLPADGYYEWYTQEGSKKKQPYFIHRGDGDLLVMAGIYEFWRDDSLPAGDPGAWVTSCSIITTSATDALGRIHDRMPMIIRREAWDAWLDPRQTDPDTARSLLGVTDAELLEAYAVGPAVGNVRADGPELVMQLPEAGA; translated from the coding sequence GTGTGTGGACGTTATGCGGCGTCAGCCGATGTGGATCAGCTCGTCGAGGAGTTCGAGATCGACGAGGTCACCGAGGCTCCGGAGGCACCGAGCTGGAACCTGGCCCCCACCGATCCGGTGCCGGCTGTGGTGGAACGACTGCCGAAGGATGCCGAGCCCGATGCCGTGGCGGTCCGCAAGCTCGTGCAATTGCGGTGGGGTCTGGTGCCGTCGTGGTCTAAGGATGCGCGGGGCGGAGCCCGGATGATCAACGCCCGGTTCGAAACCGTCGACACCAAACCCGCCTACCGCAAGGCTTTCGCATCTCGGCGCTGCCTGCTGCCAGCCGACGGCTATTACGAGTGGTACACGCAGGAGGGCTCCAAGAAGAAGCAGCCCTATTTCATCCACCGCGGCGACGGCGACCTGCTCGTCATGGCCGGGATCTATGAGTTCTGGCGCGATGACTCCCTGCCCGCCGGAGACCCCGGGGCCTGGGTGACGTCCTGTTCGATCATCACCACGAGCGCGACCGATGCGCTCGGCCGCATCCACGACCGGATGCCGATGATCATCCGCCGCGAGGCCTGGGACGCCTGGCTCGATCCCCGCCAGACCGATCCGGATACCGCCAGGAGCCTCCTGGGTGTGACAGACGCCGAGCTGCTGGAGGCGTACGCCGTCGGCCCGGCCGTCGGCAACGTGCGGGCGGACGGTCCCGAACTGGTCATGCAGCTGCCCGAGGCCGGCGCATGA
- a CDS encoding alpha/beta family hydrolase, which yields MSVIEDVATELGPARMYLAVPETDPARILLLGHGAGGGVDAPDLEALTALTADGTAVLRFEQPWRTAGKKIAPAPARLDQGWLAARAYVAERWPGVPLALGGRSAGARVACRSAAADPAYAVVALSFPLHPPGRPESSRAGELLAPDCPVLVLQGERDPFGTPAEVTTAIQGSERYRVVTVPGCAHEMKPPKRAVPDAAGVAELLVTQVRSFLARPTE from the coding sequence ATGAGCGTCATCGAGGACGTGGCCACCGAACTCGGGCCCGCCCGCATGTATCTCGCTGTCCCCGAGACCGATCCGGCCCGGATCCTCCTGCTCGGGCACGGGGCCGGGGGTGGGGTGGATGCACCCGACCTCGAGGCCCTCACGGCGCTGACCGCCGACGGGACGGCGGTGCTCCGCTTCGAGCAGCCCTGGCGTACGGCCGGGAAGAAGATCGCCCCCGCGCCCGCCCGGCTCGATCAGGGCTGGCTCGCCGCGCGGGCGTACGTGGCGGAGCGCTGGCCGGGCGTACCCCTCGCCCTTGGCGGGCGCAGCGCCGGCGCCCGGGTCGCCTGCCGCTCGGCAGCCGCGGATCCGGCGTACGCGGTCGTCGCGCTGTCTTTCCCGCTCCACCCACCGGGCAGACCCGAGTCGAGTCGCGCCGGGGAGTTGCTGGCACCCGATTGCCCGGTGCTGGTGCTGCAGGGGGAGCGTGATCCGTTCGGTACGCCCGCAGAGGTGACGACCGCCATCCAGGGTTCGGAGCGGTATCGGGTCGTCACCGTGCCGGGCTGCGCGCACGAGATGAAGCCACCGAAGCGGGCCGTTCCGGACGCGGCCGGCGTGGCCGAACTGCTGGTCACGCAGGTGCGGTCGTTCCTCGCCCGGCCCACGGAATAG
- a CDS encoding sigma-70 family RNA polymerase sigma factor — MPTTDATSPESPDRALGAAVSEPSAEEVVDLDTETPEERDARFERDALEYLDQLYGAALRMTRNPADAEDLVQETYAKAYGSFHQYAPGTNLKAWLYRILTNTYINSYRKAQRSPKLADGENVEDWQLARAESHTSRGLRSAEMEALDRMPDSVVTDALQELSPDFRLAVYLADVEGFAYKEIAEIMGTPIGTVMSRLNRGRRQLREALSDYAREHGMMREEKLP, encoded by the coding sequence ATGCCGACGACCGATGCCACCAGCCCGGAGAGTCCCGACCGGGCGCTCGGTGCCGCCGTGAGCGAGCCGAGCGCCGAAGAAGTCGTGGACCTCGACACCGAGACGCCCGAAGAGCGCGATGCCCGGTTCGAACGCGACGCGCTCGAATACCTGGATCAGCTCTATGGTGCCGCCCTGCGCATGACCCGCAACCCGGCCGACGCCGAGGATCTGGTGCAGGAGACGTACGCGAAGGCCTATGGGTCGTTCCATCAGTACGCCCCCGGCACCAACCTCAAGGCCTGGCTCTATCGGATCCTGACGAACACCTACATCAACAGCTATCGCAAGGCGCAGCGTTCGCCGAAGCTGGCCGATGGGGAAAACGTGGAGGACTGGCAGCTCGCCCGCGCCGAATCCCACACGTCACGCGGTCTGCGGTCGGCCGAGATGGAAGCGCTGGACCGGATGCCGGACTCGGTGGTGACGGACGCGCTGCAGGAGCTCTCGCCCGACTTCCGGCTGGCGGTCTATCTGGCCGATGTCGAGGGATTCGCCTACAAGGAGATCGCCGAGATCATGGGCACGCCCATCGGCACTGTCATGTCGCGCCTCAACCGCGGGCGCCGACAGCTTCGCGAGGCGTTGTCGGACTATGCCCGCGAACACGGGATGATGCGTGAGGAGAAGCTGCCGTGA
- the rsrA gene encoding mycothiol system anti-sigma-R factor, with protein sequence MSDDTAEVPPALSAESDCSLILERVNEFLDHELDEGSCDAIRAHLDACEDCLDDYDVQQALKQLVNRCCRTTQAPQQLRMTIVTSITRWRAG encoded by the coding sequence GTGAGCGACGACACAGCTGAGGTCCCTCCGGCCCTGTCGGCCGAGTCCGATTGTTCGCTCATCCTCGAACGGGTGAACGAGTTTCTCGACCACGAGTTGGACGAAGGATCCTGTGATGCGATTCGAGCGCATCTGGATGCCTGTGAAGACTGCCTGGACGACTATGACGTGCAACAGGCACTGAAACAGCTCGTCAACCGCTGCTGCCGGACGACTCAGGCGCCCCAACAGCTGCGGATGACGATCGTGACCTCGATCACGCGCTGGCGCGCGGGCTGA